From the Streptomyces pluripotens genome, one window contains:
- a CDS encoding FAD-dependent monooxygenase, with translation MKVVCVGGGPAGLYLAILLKRQDPSREITVHERNPEGSTYGWGVTYWRGLLDRLQAYDPASARAIEEASVRWSEGVAHVRDLTTRHQGDEGFGIGRQRLLDLLADRARILGVRLEYESEITEPPTGADLVVAADGVHSTLRTRRAGHFGTEIVPGRNHYIWLGTTKVFDAFTFAFTETEHGWIWVYGYGFSGEQSTCVVECSPRAFTGLGLDRANEGEQVALLEQLFARVLDGHPLICRPGTAWLNFRTVTNRTWHQGKLVLLGDAAHTTHYSIGAGTTLALEDAMCLADSLRTHADLPDSLADYERRRKSELLAAQSAARHSAQWYENLPRYVNLPPHRMFALLGQRHSPLLPYIPPQLYYGLDKAAGRLEMLRRFKRWLGPRAARALHARSVGRRR, from the coding sequence GTGAAGGTCGTCTGTGTCGGAGGAGGGCCCGCGGGCCTCTACCTCGCCATCCTGCTCAAACGGCAGGATCCGTCCCGCGAGATTACGGTCCATGAGCGCAACCCGGAAGGCTCCACCTACGGTTGGGGTGTCACGTACTGGCGCGGGCTCCTCGACAGGCTGCAGGCCTACGACCCGGCGTCAGCGCGTGCGATCGAGGAGGCGTCCGTCCGCTGGAGCGAAGGCGTCGCACACGTACGAGATCTGACGACACGCCATCAAGGTGACGAGGGTTTCGGAATCGGCCGCCAGCGGCTGCTCGACCTGCTCGCCGACCGCGCCCGGATCCTCGGCGTGCGCCTGGAGTACGAGAGCGAGATCACCGAACCGCCCACCGGTGCGGACCTCGTGGTCGCGGCCGACGGGGTGCACAGCACCCTGCGCACCCGCCGTGCCGGGCACTTCGGAACCGAGATCGTCCCGGGCCGCAACCACTACATCTGGCTCGGCACGACGAAGGTCTTCGACGCCTTCACCTTCGCCTTCACCGAGACCGAGCACGGCTGGATCTGGGTCTACGGCTACGGCTTCAGCGGCGAGCAGAGCACATGCGTCGTCGAGTGCTCCCCTCGGGCGTTCACCGGACTCGGCTTGGACCGGGCGAACGAGGGCGAGCAAGTGGCCCTGCTGGAGCAGCTGTTCGCGCGTGTGCTCGACGGACATCCCCTGATCTGCCGTCCCGGCACGGCCTGGCTGAATTTCCGCACCGTCACCAATCGCACCTGGCACCAGGGCAAGTTGGTGCTGCTCGGGGACGCGGCCCACACTACCCACTACTCCATCGGCGCCGGCACCACCCTCGCCCTGGAGGACGCCATGTGCCTCGCCGACTCCCTGCGCACGCACGCCGACCTGCCCGATTCCCTCGCCGACTACGAGCGCCGGCGCAAGTCCGAACTGCTGGCGGCGCAGAGCGCAGCCCGCCACAGCGCCCAGTGGTACGAGAACCTGCCCCGCTACGTCAATCTGCCCCCGCACCGGATGTTCGCTCTGCTTGGCCAACGCCACTCGCCACTGCTGCCGTACATCCCCCCACAGCTGTACTACGGCCTCGACAAGGCGGCCGGGCGGCTGGAGATGCTGCGCAGGTTCAAGCGGTGGCTCGGCCCGAGGGCCGCACGGGCCCTGCACGCCCGCTCGGTCGGGCGTCGGCGCTGA